In Pseudoalteromonas sp. MM1, a single window of DNA contains:
- a CDS encoding general secretion pathway protein GspB produces the protein MSYLLDALKQSQQADMSAEQYDLQSAQLKQQQALTRYKKIVWLLGGSIAAFITIAGGFTAGKWLQSSTLLKANQPVGIVSTDSKKQKQAVTDEPITAKNNAEKPVTSSATETEKNSNKATIEGQWVYVQTPTGVQKMLLTPQGQYIPINDNPTQQQGYNVQTPINANGYNQNTLNQPVYNAQLPNTQSYNPLAYNAHGQNAQFMQPQMQNTSSAGLDMSKYKVLGKPLGAESSTSPQSTQSDPELDAVPSKLKDAFAQAIKDSEQEQDYEVTQASRSSSRVEPVELLPDGLQAMLPSIKYQAHIYSSSADKRWIKLNGRELHEGESIGALKVREITPEQSVLDFDGYEFSLKALQDWPQ, from the coding sequence ATGTCTTATTTATTAGATGCATTAAAGCAATCTCAACAAGCAGATATGAGCGCCGAGCAATATGATTTGCAGTCAGCGCAGTTAAAACAGCAACAAGCACTTACGCGCTATAAAAAAATAGTATGGTTACTAGGAGGCTCCATTGCTGCATTCATTACTATAGCTGGTGGCTTTACGGCGGGTAAGTGGTTGCAAAGCAGTACATTATTAAAAGCAAACCAACCGGTTGGCATTGTTAGCACTGATAGTAAAAAACAAAAACAAGCAGTAACAGATGAGCCAATAACAGCAAAAAATAATGCTGAAAAGCCTGTAACCTCCAGCGCTACAGAGACTGAAAAAAATAGTAATAAAGCTACAATTGAAGGGCAATGGGTATATGTGCAAACACCAACAGGTGTACAAAAAATGTTGCTTACTCCACAAGGGCAGTATATTCCTATTAATGATAACCCGACGCAGCAACAAGGTTACAATGTGCAAACCCCAATAAATGCTAATGGGTACAATCAAAATACGCTTAATCAGCCAGTTTATAATGCACAATTACCTAACACGCAAAGTTATAATCCACTTGCTTATAACGCACATGGCCAAAACGCACAATTTATGCAGCCGCAAATGCAAAATACAAGCTCAGCAGGCTTAGATATGAGCAAGTATAAAGTGCTCGGAAAACCCCTTGGTGCTGAAAGCTCAACAAGTCCTCAATCGACTCAAAGCGACCCTGAGCTTGACGCTGTACCGAGCAAGTTAAAAGATGCCTTTGCGCAGGCGATAAAAGACTCGGAGCAAGAGCAAGATTACGAAGTAACGCAGGCATCACGCAGCTCCTCCCGAGTCGAACCGGTTGAATTATTACCGGATGGTTTACAAGCCATGCTGCCAAGCATTAAATACCAAGCACACATATACTCTTCAAGTGCGGATAAGCGCTGGATAAAGCTCAATGGTAGAGAGTTGCATGAAGGAGAAAGTATAGGAGCACTAAAAGTTCGCGAAATTACCCCAGAGCAAAGTGTACTTGATTTTGATGGTTATGAGTTTAGTCTAAAAGCACTTCAAGACTGGCCACAGTAA
- a CDS encoding HD-GYP domain-containing protein, which produces MKVISISQLQPGMFVQNVTKQTGRIKIKNQGWVKTQAGIDKLIKAGILEIEIDPDKTLTTPEPDTQAPAPKAEVKKRDPWLKVHSSEQEMGKAKKLYDEAKTLQQKAFGDIKAGRDIDIAPFKELASGFMDSIFRNQDALACLTQMRQKDAYLLEHSINVSILMGIFAKHLGIERDIIVELTTGALLHDIGKIKIPDEVLNKPGRFSDEEFKIMQNHALYSKQILEEAGLTGIAVDIAGLHHERLDGKGYPFAKKGDEISQYVRMASIVDVYDALTAERVYKAGMEPIKAFKILKDGCPDSFDGELLTKFIQCIGIHPVGTLVKLSSQKVGLVTQSNPTTPLKPVVKTFYSAKHSRYTEVQDIDLANKKTADVLESTVKPKDYNIDLERFYKNSILP; this is translated from the coding sequence TTGAAAGTTATCTCTATTTCACAGTTACAGCCTGGCATGTTTGTACAAAATGTTACAAAGCAAACGGGCCGTATTAAAATTAAAAACCAAGGCTGGGTTAAAACTCAGGCGGGTATTGATAAGCTCATAAAAGCGGGCATTTTAGAAATAGAAATAGATCCAGATAAAACCTTAACGACCCCCGAGCCCGACACTCAGGCACCGGCCCCTAAGGCTGAGGTTAAAAAGCGCGACCCTTGGCTTAAAGTTCATAGTAGCGAACAAGAAATGGGCAAAGCTAAAAAGCTCTACGATGAAGCTAAAACACTTCAGCAAAAAGCTTTTGGCGATATTAAAGCGGGTAGAGATATAGACATAGCACCTTTTAAAGAGCTTGCTAGTGGCTTTATGGACTCTATTTTTAGAAACCAAGATGCCCTAGCCTGCTTAACGCAAATGCGCCAAAAAGATGCTTACTTACTTGAGCACTCTATAAATGTCTCTATTTTAATGGGTATTTTTGCAAAACACTTAGGCATAGAGCGCGACATTATTGTAGAGCTCACTACGGGTGCTTTGTTACATGACATAGGAAAAATTAAAATTCCTGACGAAGTGCTCAATAAACCGGGCCGCTTTAGTGATGAGGAATTCAAAATTATGCAAAACCATGCTCTTTATTCTAAGCAAATTTTGGAAGAAGCTGGGTTAACAGGTATTGCTGTAGATATTGCTGGCCTTCACCATGAGCGCTTAGATGGCAAAGGCTACCCATTTGCCAAAAAAGGCGATGAGATAAGCCAATACGTGCGCATGGCGTCAATTGTTGATGTATATGATGCACTTACGGCAGAACGCGTTTACAAAGCAGGCATGGAGCCTATTAAAGCGTTTAAAATTTTAAAAGATGGCTGCCCTGATAGCTTTGATGGTGAGCTACTCACTAAGTTTATTCAATGTATTGGCATTCATCCTGTAGGTACTCTTGTTAAGCTTTCAAGTCAAAAAGTTGGCCTAGTAACCCAAAGCAACCCAACCACTCCTTTAAAACCTGTGGTAAAAACATTTTACAGTGCAAAGCATAGCCGTTATACCGAAGTACAAGATATTGACTTGGCCAATAAAAAAACAGCCGATGTACTCGAGTCAACTGTAAAGCCGAAGGATTATAATATTGATTTAGAAAGATTTTATAAAAATTCGATTTTACCTTAA
- the putA gene encoding bifunctional proline dehydrogenase/L-glutamate gamma-semialdehyde dehydrogenase PutA, whose product MLFNGDLTTTCPTRQKIRDFYRIDENAVIDHILPLAEVGVKARSRAWERARQIVLNIRKDQDGQSGVDALLNEFSLSSEEGVVLMCLAEALLRVPDKATQDTLIRDKLAKGDWSSHLGSSDSLFVNASSWGLLVTGKMVNYTDKTKEQQFGMLKKTIGRLGEPVIRKSVNFAMKIMGKQFVMGRTIDEAIERAAEKEQKGYVYSYDMLGEGARTMKDAKRYFDSYMNAIHAIGKAANGRGPVKSPGISVKLSAIHPRYEFTHKDRVMAEIVPKLKELALAAKKYDIGFTVDAEEADRLDISLDVIEAVFSDEDLGNWQGFGLAVQAYQKRAIFVIEWVTELATRVGRKMMVRLVKGAYWDTEIKTTQQDGLEHYPVFTRKATTDVSYKACAIRMLEARDVLYPQFATHNAYTAATILEVAKGDNTGFEFQRLHGMGESLFDQIVTEEKIQCRVYAPVGQHEDLLAYLVRRLLENGANSSFVNAIVDTTKPVESLLPDPVETLQGLRNKYNTQIKMPIDLYGDERANSKGMDLTDINAITPFKTNLESWFNEHLIDQSQVPQGALAVKNPANHNEIIGHVKLQSSDEMKDILANAEAAFESWSQTSVKERANLLRRVADILERHHDELVAICIKEAGKIAQDGIDEVREAVDFCRYYAARAEELASDERFEARGVILCISPWNFPLAIFLGQVAAAIVTGNTVIAKPAEQTSLIALRAIELMLSVGLPEHVVQPVIARGSEVGKTIVPDERIQAVMFTGSTETGTLISQTLAARNDIQVPLIAETGGQNCMIVDSTALPEQVVDDVISSGFQSAGQRCSALRVLFIQEDVADGIIDMLKGALAELHIGDPSLLSTDVGPVIDEKALKTLNDHVEYLKGNATLHYECKIPDNTQNGAYFFAPRLYEIKDLSVLKREVFGPCVHIVRFKANDIDNVIDQINNTGYGLTMGIHSRIEERCEYLAKMSRAGNVYVNRNMIGAIVGVQPFGGRGLSGTGPKAGGPNYLQRLVKEKASPDNVQMTNLTPDELDLHHYSGANEQVKKLMANSMRDEKIWRATPLNDRVSAVRQLLAKVATVEIIDDLADDLALTLSEARAQLNRLEKHMRKFTTLPGPTGESNTLHLEARGCVVCYADKSTSFNFWALSIITALAAGNTVITVASELFYDEAVAFKDKFIATGVAEGVFQVAKPNQLQAILAHPHLAGAVVAARSSRLGYFSQQLAQRKGAILPVISSEYYDTLIKRLITEKTISIDTTASGGNTSLMTLVEDDE is encoded by the coding sequence ATGTTATTCAATGGCGATTTGACAACAACCTGTCCTACAAGACAGAAAATTCGTGATTTTTACCGCATTGATGAAAATGCTGTTATTGATCATATTTTACCACTTGCAGAAGTGGGTGTTAAAGCACGAAGCCGTGCATGGGAAAGAGCTCGCCAGATTGTTTTAAACATTCGAAAAGATCAAGACGGTCAAAGCGGTGTAGACGCACTTTTAAATGAATTTTCACTCTCAAGTGAAGAAGGTGTAGTGTTAATGTGTTTGGCCGAAGCCTTACTTCGTGTACCAGACAAAGCCACGCAAGATACGTTAATTCGAGACAAACTTGCTAAAGGTGATTGGAGTTCTCATTTAGGAAGCAGTGATTCTTTATTCGTAAATGCTTCTTCATGGGGCTTATTAGTAACCGGTAAAATGGTTAACTACACAGATAAAACTAAAGAACAGCAATTTGGTATGCTTAAAAAGACCATTGGTCGTTTAGGCGAACCTGTTATTCGCAAATCTGTAAACTTTGCCATGAAAATTATGGGTAAGCAGTTCGTTATGGGTCGCACCATTGACGAAGCCATTGAACGCGCAGCTGAAAAAGAGCAAAAAGGCTACGTTTACTCATACGACATGCTAGGCGAAGGCGCGCGCACCATGAAAGATGCTAAGCGTTACTTCGATAGCTACATGAACGCAATCCATGCTATTGGTAAAGCGGCAAATGGCCGTGGCCCAGTTAAAAGCCCAGGTATTTCAGTTAAACTTTCAGCTATTCATCCACGTTATGAGTTTACACATAAAGACCGTGTAATGGCCGAAATTGTACCTAAATTAAAAGAACTCGCACTGGCTGCTAAAAAGTACGACATTGGCTTTACGGTTGATGCCGAAGAAGCTGACCGCTTAGATATTTCGTTAGATGTAATTGAAGCGGTATTTAGCGATGAAGATTTAGGTAACTGGCAAGGTTTTGGTTTAGCCGTACAAGCATACCAAAAGCGCGCTATTTTTGTTATTGAATGGGTAACTGAACTTGCTACTCGCGTAGGCCGTAAAATGATGGTTCGCCTTGTAAAAGGTGCCTACTGGGATACAGAAATCAAAACCACACAACAAGATGGTTTAGAGCACTACCCAGTGTTTACCCGTAAAGCAACGACCGATGTATCTTACAAAGCCTGTGCAATAAGAATGTTAGAAGCGCGCGATGTACTGTATCCGCAATTTGCAACACATAACGCTTACACTGCGGCCACTATTTTAGAAGTTGCTAAAGGCGATAACACTGGATTTGAATTTCAGCGTTTACACGGTATGGGCGAATCTTTATTTGATCAAATCGTAACTGAAGAAAAAATTCAATGCCGTGTTTATGCACCTGTTGGCCAGCACGAAGACCTACTTGCCTACCTAGTTCGTCGTTTACTTGAAAATGGCGCAAACTCATCGTTTGTAAACGCCATTGTAGATACCACTAAACCTGTTGAGTCACTTCTTCCAGACCCTGTAGAAACACTGCAAGGTTTACGTAATAAGTACAATACGCAAATAAAAATGCCAATTGACTTATACGGCGACGAACGTGCTAACTCTAAAGGCATGGACTTAACTGATATTAATGCAATTACGCCATTCAAAACGAATCTTGAAAGCTGGTTTAATGAGCATTTAATTGACCAAAGCCAAGTACCACAAGGCGCATTAGCTGTTAAAAATCCAGCTAATCACAACGAAATTATTGGCCACGTTAAATTACAATCTAGCGATGAGATGAAAGATATTTTGGCCAATGCAGAAGCGGCATTTGAGTCATGGTCGCAAACATCTGTAAAAGAGCGTGCTAATTTGTTACGCCGTGTGGCAGATATTTTAGAACGTCACCACGACGAGCTCGTAGCTATATGTATTAAAGAAGCCGGTAAAATTGCCCAAGACGGTATTGACGAAGTACGTGAAGCCGTTGATTTTTGTCGTTACTACGCTGCACGCGCAGAAGAACTTGCAAGCGATGAGCGTTTTGAAGCACGCGGTGTAATTTTATGTATTAGTCCGTGGAACTTCCCACTTGCTATTTTCTTAGGCCAAGTTGCAGCTGCCATTGTGACTGGTAATACGGTTATTGCAAAACCTGCAGAACAAACAAGCTTAATTGCACTTCGTGCTATTGAGTTAATGCTTTCGGTTGGCTTACCTGAACACGTGGTACAGCCAGTTATTGCCCGTGGTTCTGAGGTCGGTAAAACAATTGTACCAGATGAGCGCATTCAAGCTGTAATGTTCACAGGCTCAACAGAGACTGGCACACTTATTTCACAAACTCTCGCTGCGCGTAACGATATTCAAGTACCGTTAATTGCAGAAACTGGTGGCCAAAACTGTATGATTGTTGATTCAACAGCGCTACCAGAGCAAGTTGTTGATGATGTAATAAGTTCTGGTTTCCAAAGTGCCGGTCAGCGCTGTTCTGCACTACGCGTGTTGTTTATTCAAGAAGACGTAGCCGATGGCATTATTGACATGCTTAAAGGTGCACTGGCAGAGCTGCATATTGGCGACCCGTCATTACTTTCTACCGACGTTGGCCCTGTAATTGACGAAAAAGCCCTTAAAACGCTAAATGATCATGTTGAATACTTAAAAGGTAATGCAACACTTCATTACGAGTGTAAGATCCCTGATAACACGCAAAACGGAGCCTACTTCTTTGCGCCTCGTTTATACGAAATAAAAGATTTATCAGTACTCAAACGTGAAGTATTTGGCCCATGTGTACACATTGTTCGTTTTAAAGCGAATGATATAGACAATGTAATTGACCAAATAAACAACACAGGTTACGGCTTAACAATGGGTATTCATTCACGTATTGAAGAGCGTTGTGAGTACCTAGCTAAAATGTCGCGTGCGGGCAATGTATACGTAAACCGTAACATGATTGGTGCCATTGTAGGTGTGCAACCATTTGGTGGCCGTGGTTTATCGGGTACTGGCCCTAAAGCCGGTGGACCTAACTACCTGCAGCGTTTAGTAAAAGAAAAAGCATCTCCTGATAACGTGCAAATGACTAACTTAACGCCTGATGAGCTTGATTTACACCATTACAGCGGTGCAAACGAGCAAGTTAAAAAGCTAATGGCTAACTCAATGCGTGATGAGAAAATTTGGCGTGCCACACCGTTAAATGACCGTGTGTCGGCTGTTCGTCAGTTACTTGCTAAAGTGGCAACGGTCGAAATTATTGATGACCTAGCAGATGATTTAGCATTAACGCTTTCAGAGGCGCGTGCACAACTTAACCGCTTAGAAAAACACATGCGTAAGTTTACTACTTTGCCTGGGCCTACTGGTGAATCGAATACCTTGCACCTTGAAGCGCGTGGTTGTGTAGTGTGTTATGCAGATAAAAGCACATCATTCAACTTTTGGGCGCTTTCAATTATTACCGCGCTTGCTGCAGGTAATACAGTAATCACAGTAGCATCAGAGCTATTTTATGATGAAGCAGTAGCTTTTAAAGATAAGTTTATTGCTACAGGCGTTGCAGAGGGCGTGTTCCAGGTTGCAAAGCCTAATCAGCTACAAGCTATTTTGGCTCACCCTCACTTAGCGGGTGCTGTGGTTGCTGCACGTTCGTCTCGTTTAGGTTACTTCAGCCAACAACTTGCACAGCGTAAAGGCGCTATTTTGCCAGTAATTAGTTCAGAGTATTACGATACGTTAATTAAGCGCTTAATTACTGAAAAAACGATCAGTATAGATACAACCGCATCTGGCGGTAATACCTCACTGATGACCTTAGTAGAAGATGACGAATAG
- a CDS encoding winged helix-turn-helix transcriptional regulator, producing MTSPNRLRLLDRIDLAILDVLQKNGRISNVNLAKQVNLSPSPCLDRVKRLEQEGYIEGYFAKLSEQKLNQSLVAHVQVSLVTSNTAVFKVFKEHILKIEQVVECDMVAGGYDYLLKIRVSNMDEYRQVLGDLVDIPGVGTHHTYMVIEKIKQDPGLRLDV from the coding sequence ATGACAAGTCCAAATAGATTACGCCTGCTTGATCGTATTGATTTAGCAATTTTAGACGTTCTTCAAAAGAACGGCAGAATTTCCAATGTTAACCTAGCAAAACAGGTTAATTTAAGTCCTAGCCCATGCCTTGACCGTGTAAAACGTTTAGAGCAAGAAGGCTATATAGAAGGGTACTTTGCAAAGCTTAGCGAACAAAAGCTGAATCAGAGCTTAGTAGCACATGTGCAAGTGTCTTTAGTAACTTCTAACACGGCCGTTTTTAAAGTATTTAAAGAGCATATACTTAAAATTGAGCAAGTTGTAGAGTGCGATATGGTAGCAGGAGGGTACGATTACCTGCTAAAAATTAGGGTCTCGAATATGGATGAGTACCGACAGGTGCTAGGTGATTTGGTCGACATTCCGGGAGTAGGTACTCACCACACTTACATGGTAATAGAAAAAATTAAGCAGGACCCTGGTTTACGCTTAGATGTTTAA
- a CDS encoding TIGR04211 family SH3 domain-containing protein, with the protein MLKHCLLGLLLTATSFISQAQEAQTTNSSDANSAYIIDNLYTFMRSGAGKNYRLLGSVDAGTKLTVLSTEENGFIKIKDDKDREGWVESKFISQTPGLHQQYQTLSNEMSTVQNKLRQAQVEMPQLQEQNQSLTNQNKLLNQQITELQTTLEQERAQKQAATAKEKRQLLTYGGAIAFIGLFLGIILTVVLSRRKRYEGWA; encoded by the coding sequence ATGCTAAAACACTGTTTACTAGGGCTACTTTTAACAGCCACCTCGTTTATAAGCCAAGCACAAGAAGCTCAAACAACCAATTCATCAGATGCAAATTCAGCTTATATAATCGACAATCTATATACCTTTATGCGCTCAGGCGCAGGTAAAAACTACCGCTTACTTGGCTCTGTAGATGCGGGCACTAAATTGACCGTGCTATCAACTGAAGAAAACGGCTTTATAAAAATAAAAGACGATAAAGACCGTGAAGGTTGGGTTGAGTCTAAATTTATATCGCAAACACCAGGGCTTCATCAGCAATATCAAACGCTTAGTAACGAAATGAGCACAGTGCAAAATAAACTGCGCCAAGCACAAGTTGAGATGCCACAGCTACAAGAGCAAAATCAAAGCTTAACTAATCAAAACAAATTGCTTAATCAGCAAATTACTGAGCTGCAAACAACACTTGAGCAAGAACGTGCTCAAAAACAAGCAGCCACTGCAAAAGAAAAACGCCAACTACTTACATATGGTGGCGCTATTGCTTTTATAGGCTTATTTTTAGGTATTATACTTACCGTGGTACTTTCGCGCCGTAAGCGCTACGAAGGATGGGCATAA
- a CDS encoding CYTH and CHAD domain-containing protein: MDTEIELKFLVSDAVVPLIPSLITQFAKTVINKPSLSLQNAYYDTPSRELRALDIGFRTRCADSKCEQTIKLAGEVVGGLHQRPEYNLPIESNRPDLLAFNRAIWPHCMQVNAISDNLYPIFSTNFIRRTWLIETPNGAKIEVVLDKGEIAASGKVDIISELEIELVEGNRDELFALADKLVSQNCIRLGLYSKAARGYRLADETPLKPSKSIGFVKLKKQATQEQALIEAMNFGIRFVQKHEQCYFDKPSLKTLKRVTDGISLIRHNFWLFDDIVSKDSTEQLRTELKWLLSELAWVENAIQLKTYTSKRHAFYKKINAAPALAQVINDLKELQPSIDDINALFQSARYNRLLLSLTTWLVDKQWRKFWGQTQLQAAEQPVAKIAKRLFNKDWQNLDKLLPKEQTLTAKDYLGLRTQLENSLLSGNCLGSLFDKEERLEFRLPWLDISHGMYELSTLEYLKQLCCGQEDEQLAKIQQWLDQKSDYLVSAMEQSRLASFDIEPYWQ; encoded by the coding sequence ATGGATACTGAGATAGAACTGAAGTTTTTGGTATCAGATGCCGTTGTTCCACTGATCCCCTCGCTAATCACACAATTTGCTAAAACGGTTATTAATAAACCTTCACTTAGTTTGCAAAATGCCTATTACGATACCCCAAGTAGAGAGCTAAGAGCCCTTGATATAGGTTTCAGAACCCGCTGTGCCGACAGCAAATGCGAACAAACAATAAAGCTAGCTGGCGAAGTTGTTGGCGGGCTTCACCAACGCCCCGAATACAACTTACCGATTGAATCAAATCGCCCTGATTTATTAGCATTTAATAGGGCTATTTGGCCTCATTGTATGCAAGTAAATGCTATTAGCGACAATTTATATCCTATTTTTAGCACTAACTTTATTCGTCGTACTTGGTTAATTGAAACACCAAATGGCGCAAAAATTGAAGTAGTGTTAGATAAAGGCGAAATAGCAGCATCAGGTAAGGTTGATATTATAAGCGAGCTCGAAATAGAGCTTGTTGAGGGCAACAGAGACGAGCTATTTGCTTTGGCAGATAAACTTGTTAGCCAAAACTGTATTCGCTTAGGGCTTTATTCAAAAGCAGCTAGAGGCTACCGACTAGCCGATGAAACACCGCTAAAACCAAGTAAGTCTATTGGGTTTGTAAAATTAAAAAAACAAGCAACTCAAGAGCAAGCTCTGATTGAGGCCATGAATTTTGGTATTCGTTTTGTGCAAAAGCATGAGCAGTGCTACTTTGACAAACCGAGTTTAAAAACGCTCAAACGCGTGACTGACGGCATTAGTTTAATTAGACATAATTTTTGGTTGTTTGACGATATTGTAAGTAAAGATAGCACTGAACAATTAAGAACTGAATTAAAGTGGCTTTTAAGTGAATTAGCTTGGGTTGAAAATGCCATTCAGTTAAAAACTTATACATCTAAACGCCATGCTTTTTATAAAAAAATAAATGCAGCGCCTGCATTAGCGCAAGTTATTAACGATTTAAAAGAGCTTCAGCCCAGCATTGATGATATTAATGCGCTATTTCAAAGTGCACGCTACAACCGCTTATTGCTTTCGCTAACTACTTGGTTGGTAGATAAACAATGGCGTAAGTTTTGGGGGCAAACTCAACTACAAGCCGCAGAGCAGCCAGTGGCTAAAATTGCTAAACGTTTATTTAATAAAGATTGGCAAAATTTAGATAAGTTACTTCCGAAGGAACAAACGCTTACAGCAAAAGACTATTTAGGCTTACGCACACAGCTAGAAAACAGCTTGTTAAGTGGTAATTGTTTAGGGTCATTGTTTGACAAAGAAGAGCGCTTAGAATTTAGACTACCCTGGTTGGATATTTCACATGGTATGTACGAGCTCAGCACGCTGGAATATTTAAAGCAGCTTTGCTGTGGGCAAGAAGACGAGCAATTGGCTAAAATTCAACAGTGGCTAGATCAAAAGTCAGATTACCTAGTTAGTGCAATGGAGCAAAGTCGTTTAGCGTCTTTTGATATAGAGCCTTACTGGCAGTAA
- a CDS encoding phosphate/phosphite/phosphonate ABC transporter substrate-binding protein — protein sequence MKCSVVLLFLFNSLGVYAQTFTFGVVPQYEPQKLTAIWQPFLNKVTEKTGVQLKLVTVESIPVFEQGFAHGDYDFAYMNPWHSVIAYEKQGYLPIVKDAARHLQGVLVVNKSSSIESVKQLEGAEIAFPAPNALGASLLMRAELALLYGLTIKPVYVQTHSSVYLNVALNATSAGGGVMGTLKQQPQNLQQKLKVIYKTRKVSRHPIVVHPRVNNHLQAQVQQAIIEIGSDPKQKHLLAGIPIITPSKASIDDYKQLTQWGLRSFYVEN from the coding sequence ATGAAGTGTAGTGTTGTTTTGCTTTTTTTATTCAATAGTTTGGGTGTATATGCCCAAACCTTTACTTTTGGTGTAGTTCCGCAATATGAGCCTCAAAAGCTCACTGCAATATGGCAGCCCTTTCTAAATAAAGTAACCGAAAAAACAGGCGTGCAACTAAAGCTTGTGACAGTGGAATCAATTCCGGTTTTTGAGCAAGGTTTTGCGCATGGCGACTACGATTTTGCTTATATGAACCCATGGCATAGTGTTATTGCTTACGAGAAGCAAGGCTATTTACCTATAGTGAAAGATGCTGCGCGTCATTTACAAGGTGTATTAGTGGTTAATAAAAGCAGTAGTATTGAGTCAGTTAAGCAGCTTGAAGGCGCCGAAATTGCTTTTCCTGCGCCTAATGCATTAGGGGCTTCTTTATTGATGCGGGCCGAACTTGCCCTGTTGTATGGCTTAACAATAAAGCCTGTGTATGTACAAACACACTCATCTGTTTATTTGAACGTGGCACTTAACGCAACGTCTGCCGGTGGCGGGGTGATGGGCACATTAAAGCAACAGCCTCAAAATTTGCAGCAAAAGCTGAAAGTTATTTACAAAACACGTAAGGTTAGCCGCCACCCTATTGTGGTTCACCCGAGGGTAAATAATCATCTACAAGCACAAGTTCAACAAGCAATTATAGAAATAGGGAGCGACCCTAAGCAAAAACATCTATTAGCGGGAATTCCTATAATTACCCCAAGCAAAGCAAGCATTGACGATTATAAACAATTAACGCAATGGGGCTTACGCTCGTTTTATGTTGAAAATTAA